A DNA window from Gigantopelta aegis isolate Gae_Host chromosome 4, Gae_host_genome, whole genome shotgun sequence contains the following coding sequences:
- the LOC121372632 gene encoding kelch-like protein 5, which produces MEDIHTQLPGKIHQEIIKGSFNDIQVICKNGSTTGSRLVLAVLSPYFEAMLSSDMAESRTGVLNLPSVQLSVFQDIIKMYLCKMNLVNNKNCIQVLDAAEMMQLDDIKHLCYNHLKNSLVFTAENCLSWWRLLKLYNFLDLSTQAFRYLVKHLDHFVATENVIQLSMAELQTIISKEDLNCEEDTVMKCSLKWIETNNPDTDGIRTIFQHVRMTIVDPKLLIDKLVFTNIICQNSPLQQKIRKVLRSYHEQPAPPWPSIKTRLTLRSRRREVFVLHYHRTSLLSCFTSDNKWEDVPPAPIDPGIWYSAASLDDRIYITGGNKEKKCTLIYDTYTKEWEIGPDLNQDHSFHCMATALSQVFAIGGVSSNKIEQISQEITQWQVVADLGLKRFHAFAVTVGEKIFIMGGTVNHTNSDLIQCFNATTHTVSTLDLKLPCSSVVIKGCAHLPDVYLLDYDGTVMHITITHMDGDIQIKIENTAEWIFFKCAFGIALQGGNLLCFTKDGIKTFNLAKGKEEKNTFPKPPRSGNLCNVLRGWSGRY; this is translated from the coding sequence ATGGAGGACATCCACACACAACTTCCAGGTAAAATTCACCAGGAGATCATCAAAGGCTCTTTCAACGACATTCAAGTTATCTGTAAGAATGGGTCAACAACCGGAAGCCGGCTCGTACTGGCGGTATTATCACCGTACTTCGAGGCCATGCTTTCGTCAGACATGGCAGAGAGTCGGACAGGCGTCTTGAACCTTCCATCGGTGCAACTGTCTGTATTTcaagatattattaaaatgtatttgtgtaAAATGAATCTCGTCAATAACAAAAACTGTATACAAGTCTTAGATGCTGCTGAAATGATGCAGCTTGACGACATCAAACATCTCTGTTACAACCACCTCAAGAACAGTCTGGTATTCACCGCTGAGAATTGTCTCAGTTGGTGGAGATTGCTAAAACTCTACAATTTCCTGGATTTGTCCACGCAAGCATTTCGCTATTTGGTTAAACACTTGGATCATTTTGTTGCAACAGAAAATGTGATTCAGCTGTCGATGGCAGAACTTCAAACAATAATCTCAAAAGAAGACTTGAACTGTGAAGAAGACACGGTTATGAAATGCTCCCTGAAGTGGATTGAAACCAATAACCCGGACACAGATGGAATCAGAACTATTTTTCAACACGTGCGGATGACAATCGTTGATCCAAAACTTTTAATTGACAAACTTGTGTTTACCAATATTATTTGTCAAAACAGTCCTCTTCAGCAAAAGATACGAAAAGTTCTGCGTTCGTACCATGAACAACCCGCACCACCATGGCCAAGCATAAAGACTCGGTTAACGTTGCGTTCCAGAAGACGTGAAGTATTTGTACTTCATTATCACAGGACATCACTTCTGTCTTGCTTCACGTCAGACAACAAGTGGGAAGACGTCCCACCAGCCCCAATAGATCCTGGCATTTGGTACTCAGCGGCAAGTCTGGACGACAGGATCTACATCACTGGTGGAAATAAGGAGAAGAAATGTACGCTAATCTATGACACCTACACAAAAGAGTGGGAGATTGGGCCAGATCTGAACCAGGATCACAGCTTCCACTGTATGGCCACAGCTCTGTCGCAAGTGTTTGCAATAGGTGGAGTGAGCAGCAACAAGATTGAACAGATCAGCCAAGAGATCACACAGTGGCAGGTTGTTGCTGATCTGGGACTGAAGAGATTTCACGCGTTTGCTGTGACGGTTGGTGAGAAAATTTTCATTATGGGAGGAACAGTAAACCACACCAATTCAGATCTCATCCAGTGTTTTAACGCAACAACTCACACCGTCAGCACTCTAGACTTAAAGTTGCCCTGCAGCTCTGTGGTAATAAAAGGATGTGCTCACCTCCCAGATGTGTATCTGTTGGATTACGATGGCACCGTGATGCACATCACGATCACTCACATGGATGGAGATATCCAGATTAAGATAGAAAACACAGCAGAATGGATTTTTTTCAAGTGTGCGTTTGGTATAGCACTCCAAGGTGGGAACTTGCTGTGTTTTACAAAAGACGGGATCAAAACATTTAACCTAGCTAAAGGTAAGGAAGAAAAGAATACGTTCCCTAAACCACCAAGAAGTGGTAACCTATGTAACGTGCTGAGAGGTTGGTCTGGAAGGTACTGA
- the LOC121372313 gene encoding uncharacterized protein LOC121372313, with protein MLFSLVVVCALVCSTTAIQFCLPEMLYEFASDLTPTFGSGYVQISPVSSVPITGGVANFGGTGTIKYYKLSAMDWRGDNLLSFTFQPTDPSLVADVSLMSTSLADNAGSLMVTWSANQVKLKVILRLWNTTTLQFDTRTEMLTISGLDLSVVQSVRVTLEATRIRFQSSPLIGGGAPTPLTLNLRHDEHIKIIGWDPLIFGAGTPTRYSGIFDEFAYFKCIPVDAFVP; from the exons ATGTTGTTTTCACTGGTTGTCGTCTGCGCCTTGGTGTGCTCCACAACAGCCATACAGT TTTGCTTACCAGAGATGTTGTACGAGTTCGCCAGCGATTTGACGCCCACGTTTGGGTCTGGATATGTGCAGATTAGTCCAGTGAGCTCCGTGCCCATTACTGGGGGAGTGGCCAATTTCGGGGGTACCGGGACTATCAAATACTACAAGCTGTCGGCCATGGACTGGAGGGGAGACAATCTGCTGAGCTTCACGTTTCAGCCAACCGATCCAAGCCTAGTGGCTGACGTCAGTCTCATGTCAACGTCCTTGGCAGACAATGCCGGGAGTCTGATGGTCACTTGGTCAGCCAATCAG GTCAAGCTCAAGGTAATCCTGCGTCTGTGGAACACAACCACTCTTCAGTTTGATACAAGAACAGAAATGCTAACTATTTCTGGTTTG GATCTGAGCGTCGTACAGTCTGTGCGTGTGACCCTAGAAGCGACCAGAATTCGATTCCAGTCCAGTCCCCTGATTGGAGGAGGAGCCCCTACACCGCTTACACTCAATCTCC gGCACGATGAGCATATTAAGATCATTGGCTGGGATCCACTGATATTTGGAGCAGGAACTCCAACTCGTTATTCAGGGATCTTCGATGAG ttcgcatatttcaaatgtatacCAGTTGATGCCTTCGTCCCATAA